One region of Bacillus zhangzhouensis genomic DNA includes:
- a CDS encoding YneF family protein: MDLWVVILVGIVALLAGVALGFFIARKYMMSYLKKNPPINEQMLRMMMMQMGMKPSQKKINQMMKAMNNQAK; encoded by the coding sequence ATGGATTTATGGGTTGTCATCCTTGTAGGCATTGTTGCGCTGCTTGCAGGAGTTGCACTCGGATTCTTTATTGCTCGTAAGTATATGATGAGCTATTTGAAAAAGAATCCACCGATTAATGAACAAATGCTTCGAATGATGATGATGCAAATGGGCATGAAACCGTCCCAGAAGAAAATCAATCAAATGATGAAAGCCATGAACAACCAAGCGAAATAA
- a CDS encoding TetR family transcriptional regulator, whose amino-acid sequence MPAVTDKQEQIMKASLELFIERGFDGTTMPMISKRANVGAGTIYRYFDSKEALVNILYQRSLSAFIEKMNTNSPDPKLNIRAYFKHVFYCLVLFTKENPSGLYFLEIDKRSHYLDETSKKKMQHLLHELFLIFEEGKKVGIHPNLSGRTILSIVFGAFVQLHKQILAEEIEPTIEFLEDIEQCLWRAISVAS is encoded by the coding sequence ATGCCAGCAGTGACTGATAAACAAGAACAGATCATGAAGGCTTCGCTGGAATTATTTATTGAACGAGGCTTTGATGGCACCACAATGCCGATGATTTCAAAAAGAGCAAACGTTGGAGCGGGCACTATTTACCGTTATTTCGACAGCAAGGAGGCACTCGTCAATATTTTGTATCAGCGCAGCCTCTCAGCATTTATCGAAAAAATGAACACAAACAGTCCAGATCCAAAGTTAAATATTCGGGCTTACTTTAAGCATGTATTTTATTGCTTGGTTTTGTTTACAAAGGAGAATCCAAGCGGACTGTATTTCTTAGAGATTGATAAACGGTCCCATTACTTAGACGAGACGAGCAAAAAGAAAATGCAGCATTTGTTACATGAACTATTTCTTATCTTTGAAGAAGGGAAAAAGGTTGGGATTCACCCAAACCTCTCAGGCAGAACCATTTTATCTATTGTATTTGGTGCTTTTGTGCAGCTGCACAAACAAATTCTTGCAGAAGAAATAGAGCCAACGATTGAATTTTTAGAGGATATTGAACAATGTTTATGGCGCGCCATCAGCGTTGCATCATAA
- a CDS encoding DUF896 domain-containing protein, translating to MISKEQLARINELSKKSKETGLSDVEKTEQKQLREEYLKAFRSSMKNTLKTVKIVDPEGNDVTPEKLKREKDQNLH from the coding sequence ATGATTTCTAAAGAACAGCTTGCAAGAATAAATGAGCTTTCAAAAAAGTCGAAAGAGACCGGTTTATCAGACGTTGAAAAAACAGAACAAAAGCAGTTGAGAGAAGAGTACTTGAAAGCTTTTCGTTCTTCTATGAAAAATACACTTAAAACCGTCAAAATCGTTGACCCTGAAGGAAACGATGTCACACCAGAAAAATTAAAAAGAGAAAAAGATCAGAACCTTCATTAA
- a CDS encoding IS3 family transposase (programmed frameshift) translates to MGTRISYPVEVKQKAVDMRLAGVSMKEIMEELNIKNKTQVQTWVRWHKAGDTHRFEQPVGKQYTYGKGPEYSSELERLQAENRYLSQQNEVFKKVQRIGKEVDKETSIKLVEELCKTMTVQDICVHLGISRSSYYRWKKDRTQNHSKRQLEKQIGTLCREHKYRYGYRKITALLKMRMRINHKTVQRIMQKNQWQCRVKMKKRKKNGQPYAVPGNVLDRNFQSDRPLEKLVTDITYLPYGQKPLYLSSILDLYNGEVIAFTIGDKQDTDFILNTLDQLPALPENCVLHSDQGSVYTSYEYQKAVHIKGITMSMSRKGTPADNASIESFHSTLKSETFYLNRIDRTTTSIVERTVKEYIYYYNSIRIQTK, encoded by the exons ATGGGGACAAGAATAAGTTATCCGGTTGAAGTCAAACAGAAGGCTGTAGACATGAGGTTGGCAGGCGTATCTATGAAAGAGATCATGGAGGAATTGAATATCAAGAATAAGACGCAGGTTCAGACATGGGTGAGGTGGCATAAGGCTGGGGATACACACCGGTTCGAACAGCCTGTTGGAAAACAATATACCTATGGAAAGGGGCCCGAGTACTCTTCCGAATTAGAGAGACTACAGGCAGAAAATCGCTATCTGAGTCAACAGAATGAAGTTT TTAAAAAAGTACAACGAATTGGAAAGGAAGTTGATAAGGAAACATCAATCAAACTGGTAGAAGAATTGTGCAAAACGATGACGGTACAGGACATTTGTGTCCATTTAGGCATCTCACGTAGTTCGTACTATAGATGGAAAAAGGATCGGACTCAGAATCATTCTAAAAGACAGCTAGAGAAACAAATCGGCACGTTGTGCCGAGAGCACAAGTATCGATATGGATATCGAAAAATCACAGCCCTACTAAAAATGAGAATGCGTATTAACCATAAAACTGTTCAACGTATTATGCAGAAAAACCAGTGGCAGTGCCGGGTTAAAATGAAAAAGCGTAAGAAGAATGGGCAGCCCTATGCCGTGCCCGGTAATGTACTGGATCGAAACTTTCAGTCTGATCGCCCTCTTGAAAAACTAGTAACTGACATCACATATTTGCCTTATGGACAGAAACCATTGTACCTTTCCAGTATATTGGATTTATATAATGGAGAAGTGATTGCTTTTACGATTGGTGATAAGCAGGACACAGACTTTATCTTAAACACACTTGATCAGCTCCCAGCACTGCCTGAGAACTGCGTGTTACATAGCGACCAAGGTTCTGTGTATACATCTTACGAGTATCAGAAAGCTGTTCATATAAAAGGCATTACCATGAGCATGTCCCGTAAAGGGACACCCGCTGATAATGCCTCCATCGAATCGTTTCATTCCACGCTAAAGTCTGAAACGTTCTATCTTAACAGGATTGACCGAACTACAACTTCCATCGTAGAACGCACTGTCAAAGAATACATTTATTATTATAACAGCATTCGTATTCAAACGAAATGA
- a CDS encoding IseA DL-endopeptidase inhibitor family protein gives MKKLFVLLTAIMLMISLQTTTLAASEKSSALTNKEALHIALDAREHFWSAMSGYKIKEHSNDKLKSFTYKDMTYNYLSKTFDTKKKLNSYLSQVFTKDAIKHGLKDYQFIVHKGKMAVPVGDGDNMLNWEKATPKLVSKKQTVRTYEFTVPTLDGRKVKRTVTYEKVQKHWKVTQIDAVI, from the coding sequence TTGAAAAAATTATTTGTTTTATTAACTGCTATTATGCTTATGATCTCATTACAAACGACAACATTGGCCGCTTCCGAAAAATCATCTGCTTTGACAAATAAAGAAGCGTTACATATTGCCCTTGATGCAAGAGAACATTTTTGGAGTGCAATGTCAGGCTACAAAATTAAAGAACATTCTAATGACAAATTAAAATCATTTACTTATAAAGATATGACTTACAACTATCTTTCTAAAACATTTGATACAAAGAAAAAATTAAACAGCTACCTATCTCAAGTTTTCACTAAAGATGCCATCAAACATGGTTTAAAAGATTATCAGTTCATTGTTCATAAAGGTAAAATGGCTGTTCCAGTCGGTGACGGAGACAACATGCTCAATTGGGAAAAAGCCACACCTAAACTTGTTTCTAAGAAACAAACGGTCCGCACATATGAATTTACTGTCCCAACACTTGATGGACGCAAAGTAAAACGAACTGTTACGTACGAAAAAGTACAAAAACATTGGAAAGTCACACAAATTGATGCTGTCATCTAA
- a CDS encoding NucA/NucB deoxyribonuclease domain-containing protein encodes MGTLLAGFGEKQAAKGADRYDHVVQFPMERYPETGRHIQKAIRKGHSDVCTIDRNGADARRQESLKGIPTKPGFDRDEWPMAVCLEGGKGASVQYVSPSDNRGAGSWVGHQISRFPDGKRILFIVK; translated from the coding sequence ATGGGCACGTTGTTAGCTGGATTTGGAGAGAAGCAGGCAGCAAAAGGGGCTGATCGATATGATCATGTCGTTCAATTTCCAATGGAAAGATACCCTGAAACAGGCAGGCATATTCAAAAAGCTATTCGAAAAGGGCATTCAGATGTGTGTACCATAGATCGAAATGGTGCAGATGCCCGCAGGCAAGAATCATTAAAAGGAATTCCGACAAAACCTGGCTTTGACCGAGATGAATGGCCGATGGCGGTTTGTCTTGAGGGAGGAAAAGGTGCAAGCGTTCAATATGTCAGTCCATCTGATAATAGGGGAGCAGGCTCATGGGTCGGGCACCAAATCAGCAGGTTTCCTGATGGGAAAAGAATATTATTCATTGTGAAATAA
- a CDS encoding recombinase family protein → MNAIIYARVSTVKEEQETSLKRQEEELLALAAMHKMNVVKVIKEKASGYELDRDGVFEMLAALKEESIDAVLIQDETRLGRGQAKIALLHCLFKENVKVYSVFHRGELELSEADEMVIEIVGVVEEYQRKIHNLKIKRGMKRAVERGYQPELNLRQQNHAPGRERIEVPISEIVRLRKNNMTFAEIAATLQALGFDISKATVHRRYQEYEKGFTT, encoded by the coding sequence ATGAACGCAATCATTTATGCGAGAGTAAGCACTGTGAAAGAAGAGCAGGAAACCTCGCTGAAAAGACAAGAAGAAGAACTGCTGGCTTTAGCTGCCATGCACAAGATGAATGTGGTCAAAGTCATCAAAGAAAAAGCAAGTGGATATGAGCTAGATCGTGATGGCGTGTTTGAAATGCTTGCTGCACTGAAGGAAGAGTCGATCGATGCCGTTCTTATCCAAGATGAAACACGTCTTGGAAGAGGACAAGCAAAAATTGCGCTTCTTCATTGTCTATTTAAAGAGAACGTAAAGGTATACAGCGTGTTTCATAGAGGAGAGCTTGAGCTTTCAGAAGCAGATGAAATGGTCATCGAGATTGTAGGAGTCGTCGAAGAGTACCAACGGAAAATTCATAACTTGAAAATCAAGCGGGGGATGAAAAGGGCTGTTGAGCGCGGATATCAGCCTGAACTGAATTTAAGGCAGCAGAACCATGCACCTGGCCGTGAGCGTATTGAAGTGCCGATTTCAGAAATTGTTCGATTAAGAAAAAATAACATGACGTTCGCCGAAATTGCCGCAACTCTTCAGGCATTAGGTTTTGACATTTCAAAAGCAACGGTGCATAGAAGGTATCAAGAATATGAAAAAGGCTTTACCACCTAA
- the yneA gene encoding cell division suppressor protein YneA: MRLKESIIFIGVFSFIVGIFLSLIAITSHNDSNQYVKIEVQSGDTLWGLADQVNDSKSIDKNAFIDWVTEHNDLASTEIQPGDILVIPVKKEHPVVYQFATVQ, encoded by the coding sequence ATGAGGTTAAAAGAATCTATTATTTTTATTGGGGTATTCTCATTCATCGTTGGCATATTTCTCTCACTTATTGCAATCACTAGCCATAATGATTCAAATCAGTATGTTAAAATAGAGGTTCAATCAGGTGATACTCTTTGGGGGTTAGCTGATCAAGTAAACGACAGCAAATCAATCGACAAGAATGCATTTATTGACTGGGTAACAGAGCACAATGATCTTGCTTCAACAGAAATCCAGCCTGGAGACATTCTTGTCATACCCGTGAAAAAAGAGCATCCAGTCGTATATCAGTTTGCAACAGTACAGTAG
- the sirA gene encoding sporulation inhibitor of replication protein SirA, with the protein MERHYYIYWIEDEFAHHYFGRESILFHLFESLHWTNRTDDELVMLVKQVDYVTKRIPAFHMHQRLMNNLANIHYTQIGSIYSASLPDGKGTAAFIIKDRYIQMSATGSYEAEAVFFEVLRKISPCFLAMDFSSKKHGWLNPVKVRNFV; encoded by the coding sequence ATGGAACGCCATTATTATATTTATTGGATTGAGGATGAATTTGCGCATCACTATTTTGGCAGAGAATCGATTTTGTTTCATTTGTTTGAGTCGTTACACTGGACAAACCGCACTGACGATGAGTTAGTTATGCTTGTGAAGCAAGTGGATTATGTGACGAAACGAATCCCTGCTTTTCATATGCACCAGCGTCTAATGAATAACTTAGCGAACATACATTATACACAAATAGGCTCGATTTACAGTGCCTCCTTACCAGATGGAAAAGGAACTGCAGCATTTATTATAAAAGACCGGTATATTCAAATGTCTGCCACTGGGAGTTATGAGGCAGAAGCGGTGTTTTTTGAAGTGCTGAGAAAAATTAGCCCTTGTTTTCTTGCGATGGACTTTAGTTCAAAGAAACACGGGTGGCTTAATCCAGTAAAAGTGAGGAATTTTGTTTAA
- a CDS encoding aspartyl-phosphate phosphatase Spo0E family protein, with protein sequence MVKTSLLTQIEEKREELLKVVLHNGMTSTVTIEHSQQLDHLLLQYQRHLHSNSAN encoded by the coding sequence TTGGTAAAAACATCATTATTAACTCAAATCGAAGAAAAAAGAGAAGAGCTGTTGAAAGTTGTCCTGCATAATGGGATGACATCAACAGTGACCATCGAACATAGCCAGCAGCTAGATCATCTCCTCTTACAATATCAACGACACTTACACTCAAACTCAGCCAACTAA
- the lexA gene encoding transcriptional repressor LexA encodes MTKLSKRQLDILKFIKEEVKSKGYPPSVREIGEAVGLASSSTVHGHLARLETKGLIRRDPTKPRAIEVLDEEEMNIPKSAVMNVPVIGKVTAGLPITAVENVEEYFPLPETFAAPDEQVFMLEIMGESMIDAGILDKDYVIVRQQSTANNGDIVVAMTEEDEATVKRFYKEDTHFRLQPENPSMEPIILQNVSILGKVIGVFRNIH; translated from the coding sequence ATGACGAAGCTATCAAAAAGACAACTCGATATCCTGAAATTCATAAAAGAAGAAGTAAAAAGCAAGGGTTATCCCCCATCCGTTCGTGAAATTGGCGAAGCTGTCGGTCTAGCATCCAGCTCAACGGTCCATGGACATTTAGCTAGACTAGAAACGAAAGGTTTAATTAGAAGAGACCCAACGAAACCTAGAGCGATCGAAGTACTAGATGAAGAAGAAATGAACATTCCAAAAAGTGCTGTCATGAACGTTCCAGTCATCGGAAAAGTAACGGCCGGCCTTCCTATCACAGCTGTTGAGAATGTAGAAGAATACTTCCCTCTTCCAGAGACTTTTGCAGCACCAGATGAACAAGTGTTTATGCTTGAAATTATGGGAGAGAGTATGATTGATGCAGGAATTTTGGACAAGGACTATGTCATTGTGCGTCAGCAAAGCACCGCTAACAATGGAGATATTGTGGTCGCCATGACAGAGGAAGATGAAGCAACAGTGAAACGTTTTTATAAAGAAGATACACACTTTAGATTACAGCCAGAGAACCCATCAATGGAACCGATTATTTTACAGAATGTGAGTATACTAGGTAAAGTGATTGGCGTATTTCGAAATATTCATTAA
- the tkt gene encoding transketolase, which translates to METIELKSIATIRTLSIDAIEKANSGHPGMPMGAAPMAYALWTNHLNVSPQNPNWFNRDRFVLSAGHGSMLLYSMLHLSGYNLSIEDLKQFRQWGSKTPGHPEFGHTEGVDATTGPLGQGIAMAVGMALAERHLAETYNKDNFHVVDHYTYSICGDGDLMEGISSEAASLAGHLGLGRLIVLYDSNDISLDGDLDRSFSENVKNRFEAMNWEVLYVKDGNNIEEVTAAIEKAKQSTDRPTLIEVKTTIGFGSPNRAGTSGVHGSPLGSEEAKLTKEAYSWTFEEDFHVPSEVYDHFKEVVKDAGQKKEAAWNELFAQYEKEYPELAAQLKLAIEGKLPENWDQEIPVYEAGSSLASRASSGEVLNGIAKQVPFFIGGSADLAGSNKTTIKNTSDFGKNNYAGKNIWFGVREFAMGAALNGMALHGGLRVFGGTFFVFSDYLRPAIRLAALMGLPVTYVFTHDSIAVGEDGPTHEPVEQLASLRAMPNLSVIRPADGNETAAAWKLAVSSTDKPTALVLTRQNLPTIDQAPEKAYEGVEKGGYVVVEAADAQPEALLLASGSEVGLAIEAQKALEKEGIRASVVSLPAWDRFDQQSDEYKESVLPKAVRARIAIEMGASLGWERYTGLDGDVIAIDKFGASAPGETIIEKYGFTVSNVVSRVKAKLNK; encoded by the coding sequence ATGGAAACGATTGAATTGAAATCTATTGCAACAATACGTACTCTCTCCATAGACGCAATTGAAAAAGCGAATTCCGGCCACCCAGGAATGCCGATGGGTGCAGCACCAATGGCGTACGCTTTATGGACGAATCACTTAAACGTAAGTCCGCAAAATCCAAATTGGTTTAACAGAGACCGCTTTGTTTTATCTGCGGGACATGGTTCTATGCTTCTATACAGCATGCTTCATTTAAGCGGATACAATCTGAGCATCGAAGATTTAAAACAATTCCGCCAATGGGGCAGCAAAACACCTGGACATCCTGAATTTGGACACACAGAAGGCGTAGATGCCACAACAGGTCCTTTAGGCCAGGGAATTGCTATGGCAGTAGGAATGGCACTTGCAGAAAGACATCTTGCCGAAACGTATAACAAAGACAACTTTCATGTTGTAGATCACTATACATACAGCATTTGCGGAGATGGAGACTTAATGGAGGGAATTTCCTCTGAAGCTGCTTCACTTGCTGGTCATTTAGGCTTAGGACGTTTAATCGTTCTTTACGATTCAAATGACATTTCTTTAGATGGCGACCTAGATCGTTCATTCTCTGAAAATGTAAAGAATCGCTTTGAAGCGATGAACTGGGAAGTTCTTTACGTGAAAGACGGCAACAACATCGAAGAAGTAACAGCTGCTATTGAAAAAGCGAAACAAAGCACAGACAGACCTACATTAATTGAAGTGAAAACAACAATCGGTTTCGGATCTCCAAACCGTGCGGGAACGTCTGGTGTTCATGGTTCACCGCTTGGCAGCGAGGAAGCAAAGCTGACGAAGGAAGCTTACTCTTGGACGTTTGAAGAAGATTTCCATGTACCTTCTGAAGTGTACGATCATTTCAAAGAAGTTGTAAAAGACGCTGGACAGAAAAAAGAAGCTGCTTGGAATGAGCTGTTTGCGCAATACGAAAAAGAATATCCAGAGCTGGCAGCACAGCTGAAGCTTGCAATTGAAGGAAAGCTTCCTGAAAATTGGGATCAAGAAATTCCTGTTTATGAAGCGGGTTCAAGCCTTGCCTCCCGCGCATCTTCTGGCGAAGTGTTAAATGGCATTGCGAAGCAAGTACCTTTCTTTATTGGCGGCTCTGCTGACCTTGCTGGATCAAATAAAACAACGATTAAAAACACGTCTGATTTCGGGAAAAATAATTATGCCGGCAAAAACATTTGGTTCGGTGTCAGAGAATTTGCAATGGGTGCGGCGCTTAATGGTATGGCACTTCACGGCGGTCTCCGTGTCTTCGGCGGAACGTTCTTTGTTTTCTCAGATTATTTAAGACCAGCGATTCGTCTTGCTGCCTTAATGGGACTTCCAGTCACTTACGTCTTTACTCATGATAGTATCGCTGTTGGTGAAGATGGTCCGACGCATGAGCCGGTTGAACAGCTCGCTTCACTTCGTGCGATGCCTAACCTTTCCGTTATCCGCCCAGCAGATGGAAATGAAACAGCTGCAGCGTGGAAATTAGCTGTATCTTCAACGGATAAACCGACTGCACTAGTTCTTACTCGTCAAAATCTTCCAACGATTGACCAAGCACCAGAGAAGGCATATGAGGGAGTAGAAAAGGGTGGATACGTTGTGGTTGAAGCAGCTGATGCACAGCCAGAAGCACTTCTACTCGCTTCAGGATCTGAGGTTGGTTTAGCCATTGAAGCGCAAAAGGCACTTGAGAAAGAAGGCATCCGCGCATCTGTTGTCAGCCTTCCTGCGTGGGATCGCTTTGATCAGCAGTCAGACGAATACAAAGAATCCGTTCTTCCTAAAGCAGTACGTGCACGTATTGCGATTGAAATGGGTGCTTCACTTGGCTGGGAGCGTTACACTGGCCTTGATGGTGACGTGATTGCAATTGATAAATTTGGCGCTTCTGCACCAGGTGAAACCATTATCGAGAAATACGGATTTACTGTCAGCAATGTAGTCAGCCGTGTGAAAGCGAAGCTGAATAAATAA
- a CDS encoding bifunctional cytochrome P450/NADPH--P450 reductase gives MQQTSIIPKPKTYGPFKNIPHIKKGELSQTFWRLADELGPIFQFEFSNVTSIFVSSHELVKEVCDESRFDKYIGASLSKVRAFAGDGLFTSWTEEPNWRKAHQILMPAFSQQAMKGYHDMMLDIATQLVQKWQRTGRDEEIEVAEDMTKLTLDTIGLCGFDFRFNSFYKENQHPFIESMLKGLNEAMEQSSRLPIADKLMIKRRKEFDLHVDFMKQLVDDIIQERKKQDKTGDDLLSLMLHAEDPETGERLSDENIRYQIITFLIAGHETTSGLLSFAIYFLLKNPDKLKKAVQEADEVLQGGLPTFKQVQKLNYHRMVLNEALRLWPTAPAFSLYAKEDTVIGGQYPIQKNQSVSVLLPKLHRDPEVWGEDAEEFIPERFTHPEKIPQHAYKPFGNGQRACIGMQFALHEATMVLAMVLHNLELIDHTSYELDLKESLTIKPNDFKIKVRPRKQQFSMAPPKEEPKKSTKSSESKVASHGTPLLVLYGSNLGTAKQIANELAEDGKAKGFDVTTAPLDDYTRQLPDKGAVFIVTASYNGHPPDNAKQFVDWLTQDEEQDLSNVTFAVFGCGDRNWASTYQRIPRLIDEALERKGAKRVADLGEGDAGGDMDEDKEIFQKTVYEQLAKEFKLTFQEKGKEKPNLSVAYTNELVERPVAKIYDAFSAVVLKNEELQSETSTRQTRHIELKLPAGKAYKEGDHIGIVPKNSDALVQRVTHRFKLDPEQHIKLSSEKEASHLPLDQPIPIKELLASHVELQEPATRTQLRELAAHTVCPPHRVELEQMAGEAYQEAILKKRVTMLDLLDQYEACELPFVHFLALLPGLKPRYYSISSSPKVDEEKVSITVAVVKGKAWSGSGEYAGVASTYLCSLKEGEEVACFLHEAQAGFQLPPSSEVPMIMIGPGTGIAPFRGFVQAREVWQEEGKQLGEAHLYFGCRHPQEDDLYFDEMQLAAQKGVINIHRAYSRYDNQKVYVQHLLKEHSSMLIELLDQGAYLYVCGDGKVMAPDVEATLIDLYQNEKQCSKETAENWLTALANDNRYVKDVWS, from the coding sequence ATGCAACAGACATCAATCATTCCGAAACCAAAAACATACGGGCCTTTTAAAAATATTCCCCATATAAAAAAGGGGGAGCTTTCTCAAACCTTTTGGCGGCTCGCAGATGAATTAGGGCCAATCTTTCAGTTTGAATTTTCAAATGTAACAAGTATTTTTGTTTCCAGCCATGAACTAGTCAAGGAAGTATGTGATGAGAGCCGTTTTGATAAATACATTGGGGCTAGTCTCAGTAAAGTAAGAGCATTTGCAGGGGATGGACTATTTACAAGCTGGACAGAAGAACCGAACTGGAGGAAGGCTCATCAAATTTTGATGCCTGCATTCAGCCAGCAGGCTATGAAGGGCTATCATGACATGATGCTCGATATTGCCACACAGCTCGTGCAAAAATGGCAAAGAACAGGCCGCGATGAAGAAATTGAAGTTGCTGAGGATATGACAAAGTTGACTTTAGATACGATCGGCCTTTGCGGTTTTGATTTTCGCTTTAACAGCTTTTATAAAGAAAATCAGCATCCGTTCATCGAAAGCATGCTGAAAGGCTTAAATGAAGCAATGGAGCAGTCGAGCCGATTGCCAATTGCAGATAAACTCATGATCAAAAGAAGAAAAGAATTTGATCTACATGTCGATTTTATGAAGCAATTAGTAGATGACATTATTCAGGAACGAAAAAAACAAGATAAAACGGGCGATGATTTACTGTCCCTTATGCTTCATGCAGAGGACCCTGAAACAGGTGAACGTTTATCCGATGAAAATATCCGTTATCAAATCATCACCTTCTTAATTGCAGGGCACGAAACAACAAGTGGACTGCTATCTTTTGCAATTTATTTCTTACTAAAGAATCCAGACAAATTAAAGAAAGCCGTCCAAGAAGCAGATGAGGTGCTGCAAGGCGGGTTGCCGACATTTAAACAGGTGCAAAAACTTAACTACCATCGTATGGTGTTAAATGAAGCCCTCCGCCTATGGCCAACAGCGCCTGCGTTCTCTCTTTATGCGAAAGAGGACACAGTAATCGGGGGGCAATATCCGATTCAAAAGAATCAAAGTGTCTCTGTTCTGCTCCCTAAATTACACCGTGATCCAGAGGTATGGGGCGAGGATGCTGAAGAATTTATACCAGAGCGGTTTACGCATCCTGAGAAAATCCCGCAGCATGCCTACAAACCTTTTGGGAATGGACAGCGTGCATGTATCGGTATGCAGTTCGCCCTGCATGAAGCTACCATGGTTCTCGCGATGGTTCTGCACAATTTAGAATTAATTGATCACACATCTTATGAGCTTGATTTAAAAGAATCTCTCACAATTAAACCTAACGATTTTAAAATCAAAGTGCGGCCAAGGAAGCAGCAATTCTCTATGGCACCACCGAAAGAAGAACCGAAGAAAAGCACCAAATCCAGTGAGTCAAAAGTGGCCAGCCATGGAACACCGCTGCTCGTTTTGTATGGATCAAATCTTGGTACAGCAAAGCAAATAGCGAACGAATTGGCTGAAGACGGGAAAGCAAAAGGGTTTGATGTGACCACTGCGCCGCTTGATGACTATACACGCCAATTGCCAGATAAAGGCGCTGTCTTCATCGTGACCGCTTCATACAACGGACATCCGCCTGACAATGCGAAGCAGTTTGTGGATTGGCTGACGCAAGATGAGGAGCAGGATTTATCAAACGTGACATTTGCTGTCTTTGGATGCGGAGATCGAAATTGGGCGAGTACGTACCAGCGGATCCCCCGTCTTATTGATGAAGCTCTTGAACGAAAAGGCGCCAAACGTGTAGCTGATTTAGGAGAAGGTGATGCAGGCGGTGATATGGATGAGGATAAAGAAATCTTCCAGAAAACAGTCTACGAACAGCTTGCAAAAGAATTTAAGCTCACCTTCCAAGAAAAGGGTAAGGAAAAGCCAAACCTATCAGTTGCTTATACTAATGAGCTAGTGGAGCGTCCTGTCGCTAAAATATATGATGCTTTTTCAGCTGTTGTATTGAAAAATGAAGAATTGCAATCAGAAACAAGCACGAGGCAGACAAGACATATTGAGTTGAAATTGCCTGCTGGAAAAGCATACAAAGAAGGGGATCATATCGGGATTGTACCGAAAAATAGTGATGCACTCGTTCAGCGTGTGACCCACCGCTTTAAACTAGATCCAGAGCAGCATATTAAGCTTTCATCTGAGAAAGAGGCAAGTCATTTACCATTAGATCAGCCGATTCCAATCAAAGAACTACTCGCCTCGCATGTTGAGCTTCAAGAGCCTGCAACACGTACACAGCTAAGAGAGCTTGCAGCTCATACTGTATGCCCACCTCACCGCGTGGAGCTTGAACAAATGGCTGGTGAAGCATATCAAGAAGCCATTTTAAAGAAACGAGTAACCATGCTGGATTTATTAGATCAATATGAGGCGTGTGAGCTGCCGTTTGTTCACTTTTTGGCGCTTTTACCAGGTTTGAAGCCGCGTTATTATTCGATCTCTAGCTCGCCAAAGGTAGATGAAGAAAAAGTCAGTATCACAGTAGCAGTTGTAAAAGGTAAAGCGTGGAGCGGCAGTGGAGAATATGCCGGAGTCGCATCAACCTATTTATGTAGTCTAAAAGAAGGAGAAGAAGTAGCTTGCTTCCTGCATGAAGCGCAGGCTGGATTCCAGCTGCCTCCTTCATCAGAAGTACCAATGATCATGATCGGACCAGGAACAGGAATTGCTCCATTTAGAGGATTCGTTCAGGCAAGAGAAGTGTGGCAGGAGGAAGGGAAGCAGCTAGGCGAAGCCCATCTATATTTTGGCTGCCGTCACCCTCAGGAGGATGATCTATATTTTGATGAAATGCAGCTTGCAGCTCAAAAAGGAGTGATCAATATCCATCGTGCTTATTCTCGTTACGATAACCAAAAAGTATATGTCCAGCATTTGTTGAAAGAACACAGCAGCATGCTCATCGAATTACTTGATCAAGGTGCTTATCTGTACGTGTGCGGAGACGGAAAAGTCATGGCCCCAGATGTAGAGGCTACACTGATCGATCTCTATCAAAACGAGAAACAATGCTCGAAGGAAACAGCTGAAAATTGGTTGACAGCCCTTGCAAATGACAATAGATATGTAAAAGATGTGTGGAGTTGA